A stretch of Microtus pennsylvanicus isolate mMicPen1 chromosome 5, mMicPen1.hap1, whole genome shotgun sequence DNA encodes these proteins:
- the Xndc1n gene encoding protein XNDC1N isoform X1, producing the protein MAPVKISHVVSFSSQDPKYPVENLLNPDSHKGPWLSCPQDKSGQLRAELQLERVVPISYIDVGNCGCAFLQIDVGRSSWPPDRPFVTLLPATMLMSPAESKEEKNRSGVRMFRADDFLAPASGESWDRLRLTCSQPFTRRQSFGLAFLRVRSPVDPSAEPVIDPLAPGGSGLNRSSSDALESDPRPWLTNPSIRRTFFPELHSSPEDTPELKGLLRQLQPGPPGRAARMLLSAAQKAPAASVVSPKHSRGERGPSHPESAEPRAEEQSRTNGVGKRKRQKLQDRRSLSNSSSQPNRKGAVRARQRQHRPQTGNHNGVQATGQCPICTGSFSIETLPLHAATCGESSPPQPASPSSSSSTSVLCMSSPESSPPSSWGQCPICGLQFLAGEIEEHASLCGEVFPA; encoded by the exons ATGGCTCCTGTGAAAATCAGCCACGTCGTCTCATTTTCTTCTCAG GATCCCAAGTATCCTGTGGAGAACTTGCTGAACCCAGACAGTCACAAGGGACCTTGGCTCAGCTGTCCTCAGGACAAGAGTGGACAACTGAGGGCAGAGCTTCAGCTGGAGAGGGTGGTGCCCATAAGTTACATCGATGTCG GTAACTGTGGCTGTGCTTTCCTACAGATTGACGTGGGCCGTTCTTCCTGGCCTCCAGACAGACCTTTCGTCACCCTTCTCCCTGCAACCATGCTGATGTCCCCCGCTGAGTCAAAGGAGGAGAAGAACCGCTCTGGAGTCCGGATGTTCAGAGCGG ATGATTTCCTGGCTCCAGCCTCAGGAGAATCATGGGATCGGCTTCGACTGACCTGCTCCCAGCCTTTCACACGCCGGCAGTCCTTTGGCCTGGCCTTCCTCCGGGTGCGTTCCCCTGTGGACCCGTCCGCTGAACCTGTGATTGATCCCTTAGCCCCCGGAGGCTCTGGGCTGAACCGG AGCTCTTCTGATGCGCTGGAGTCTGACCCTAGGCCCTGGCTGACTAATCCTTCTATCCGAAGGACGTTCTTCCCAGAGCTCCACTC GAGCCCTGAGGACACCCCAGAGCTCAAGGGTCTGCTGAGACAGTTGCAGCCAGGGCCTCCGGGCCGGGCAGCCCGCATGCTGCTTTCTGCTGCCCAGAAGGCACCTGCAGCCAGTGTGGTAAGCCCAAAGCACAGCCGTGGGGAACGAGGTCCCAGCCATCCAGAGAGTGCAG AGCCCAGAGCGGAAGAGCAAAGCAGGACGAACGGTGTGGGcaaaaggaagaggcagaaattgcAGGACCGAAG ATCATTGTCCAACTCAAGTTCTCAGCCAAATCGGAAGGGGGCAGTAAGAGCAAGGCAAAGACAGCACCGACCTCAGACCGGAAACCACAATGGTGTCCAGGCCACCGGACAGTGTCCCATTTGTACAG GCTCCTTCAGCATCGAGACTCTTCCCTTACATGCCGCCACTTGTGGAGAGAGCTCCCCACCCCAGCCAGCCTCtccctcctcgtcctcctcgaCATCGGTGCTGTGCATGTCCTCCCCAGAGAGTTCCCCACCGTCTTCCTGGGGCCAGTGCCCTATTTGCGGTTTACAGTTCTTAGCAGGAGAAATAGAAGAACATGCCAGCTTATGTGGGGAGGTTTTTCCAGCCTGA